The following coding sequences are from one Pseudonocardia sp. HH130630-07 window:
- a CDS encoding winged helix-turn-helix domain-containing protein, whose translation MRTISADVARRTFLAAQGFADPRPAGAVTRRHLGRVLDRVKLLQLDSVNVAVRAHYMPIFSRLGAYPFDLLDSAAWEPDGRRPRLLAETWAHEASLVPVQDWRLLGHETLPRRWWKHYGPLLEKHPSLAGDIRDVVAESGPVGAGAIERALAPGGRAGTVRPRPPGATWWERSEVKRVCEFLFAVGELAVGTRRHFERRYDLPERVIPPEILGAPAPDPADAARELVGRSASALGIATASDLRDYYRLGPERTRTAIAELVDAGRLEEVAVRGWDRTAYRDPAARTPRAVPGRALLCPFDPLVWERDRTERIFGFRYRIEIYVPEPKREYGYYVFPFLLDGRLAGRVDLKADRGAGVLRVPGAFAEPGSPEPASRVAGELAGELATMASWLGLDGVEVGERGDLATPLRAQLR comes from the coding sequence GTGCGGACGATCTCGGCGGACGTGGCCCGACGGACCTTCCTGGCGGCACAGGGCTTCGCGGACCCGCGCCCGGCCGGTGCGGTGACCCGCCGGCACCTCGGCCGGGTGCTGGACCGGGTCAAGCTGCTGCAGCTCGACTCGGTGAACGTCGCGGTCCGGGCGCACTACATGCCGATCTTCAGCCGGCTCGGTGCCTATCCGTTCGACCTGCTCGACTCGGCGGCCTGGGAGCCCGACGGGCGCCGCCCGCGGCTGCTCGCCGAGACCTGGGCGCACGAGGCCAGCCTGGTCCCCGTGCAGGACTGGCGGCTGCTCGGCCACGAGACGCTGCCGCGCCGCTGGTGGAAGCACTACGGCCCGCTGCTGGAGAAGCACCCGTCGCTGGCGGGCGACATCCGGGACGTGGTCGCGGAGTCCGGCCCGGTCGGCGCCGGTGCGATCGAACGGGCCCTCGCGCCCGGCGGCCGGGCCGGGACCGTCCGCCCCCGCCCGCCGGGCGCGACCTGGTGGGAGCGCTCGGAGGTGAAGCGGGTCTGCGAGTTCCTGTTCGCGGTGGGGGAGCTGGCCGTCGGGACCCGCCGGCACTTCGAGCGCCGTTACGACCTGCCCGAGCGGGTGATCCCGCCGGAGATCCTCGGCGCCCCGGCACCGGACCCGGCCGACGCCGCCCGGGAGCTCGTCGGCCGTTCGGCGTCCGCGCTGGGCATCGCGACCGCGTCCGACCTGCGGGACTACTACCGGCTCGGCCCGGAGCGCACCCGGACCGCGATCGCCGAGCTGGTCGACGCGGGGCGGCTGGAGGAGGTGGCGGTCCGCGGCTGGGACCGCACCGCCTACCGCGACCCGGCCGCCCGGACCCCGCGGGCGGTGCCCGGGCGGGCCTTGCTGTGCCCGTTCGACCCGCTGGTCTGGGAGCGCGACCGCACCGAGCGGATCTTCGGGTTCCGCTACCGCATCGAGATCTACGTCCCGGAGCCGAAGCGCGAGTACGGCTACTACGTGTTCCCGTTCCTGCTCGACGGCCGGCTGGCCGGCCGGGTCGATCTCAAGGCCGACCGGGGCGCCGGCGTGCTCCGGGTCCCCGGGGCCTTCGCCGAGCCCGGCAGCCCGGAGCCGGCGTCCCGGGTCGCCGGTGAGCTGGCCGGGGAGCTGGCGACGATGGCGTCCTGGCTGGGACTCGACGGCGTCGAGGTGGGGGAGCGCGGCGACCTGGCCACCCCGCTGCGCGCACAGCTGCGCTGA
- a CDS encoding AbgT family transporter, which translates to MNSAEPSTAARSSRMTRLLGAVERIGNRLPDPVILFVVLAILLAGLSAVLAAAGLSAQVPGQDAPTPVRSLLTGEGLRFALTEAVTNFVEFPPLGTIIAVLLGIAVADRSGLLPTLLRVTVLRAPRRLVTPALMFTGVCGSIASDAAFIVLIPLGAMVFRTLGRSPAVGAVAAFVSVGAGYDASIFVTATDVLLAGITNSAAAIVDPSIELTALSNYWFNVVSAVLIALAAAVVVDRVVEPAALRAEPAPDTGADPGDTTGDGAGVTDQEAAEAAEAEITRDQVRGLRDAGLTLLALLALYAAVWLPPGSPLRDPETGDLVPSPFLDGIAMVLLLTFLAVGTVYGLRVGTVRRPADVPRLMREGIVEIVPILVLFFVIAQFLAWFTWSGIGQWIAVSGAAVLQSLGAPAPVLLFLTVLMVFVLGLVITSGSAQWSLLAPVLVPMLLLVGIDADQTMAAFRIGDSVANSLTPMSPYFAVALGFLQRYRRDAGIGTLISMTLPICAVMFVVWTALFLAWISLGIPLGV; encoded by the coding sequence ATGAACAGTGCCGAACCGAGTACCGCCGCCCGATCGAGCCGGATGACCCGGCTGCTGGGTGCCGTCGAACGGATCGGCAACCGGCTGCCGGATCCGGTGATCCTGTTCGTGGTGCTGGCGATCCTGCTGGCCGGGCTGTCCGCGGTGCTCGCCGCCGCGGGACTGAGCGCCCAGGTCCCGGGGCAGGACGCGCCGACGCCGGTCCGCAGCCTGCTCACCGGCGAGGGCCTGCGGTTCGCGCTCACCGAGGCGGTCACGAACTTCGTCGAGTTCCCGCCGCTCGGGACGATCATCGCCGTCCTGCTGGGCATCGCCGTCGCGGACCGGTCCGGGCTGCTGCCCACGCTGCTGCGGGTCACGGTGCTGCGGGCACCGCGCCGGCTGGTCACCCCGGCCCTGATGTTCACCGGGGTCTGCGGCTCGATCGCCTCCGACGCGGCCTTCATCGTGCTGATCCCGCTGGGCGCGATGGTGTTCCGGACGCTGGGCCGCAGCCCGGCCGTCGGTGCGGTCGCCGCGTTCGTCTCGGTCGGTGCCGGGTACGACGCCAGCATCTTCGTCACCGCCACCGACGTGCTGCTGGCCGGGATCACGAACTCGGCCGCGGCGATCGTGGACCCGTCGATCGAGCTCACCGCCCTGTCGAACTACTGGTTCAACGTCGTGAGCGCGGTGCTCATCGCGCTCGCCGCGGCGGTCGTCGTCGACCGGGTGGTCGAGCCCGCCGCCCTGCGGGCCGAACCGGCCCCGGACACCGGCGCCGACCCCGGCGACACCACCGGGGACGGCGCCGGGGTGACCGACCAGGAGGCCGCCGAGGCGGCCGAGGCCGAGATCACCCGGGACCAGGTGCGCGGCCTGCGCGACGCGGGCCTCACGTTGCTCGCCCTGCTCGCGCTCTACGCGGCGGTGTGGCTCCCGCCCGGCTCCCCGCTGCGCGACCCGGAGACCGGGGATCTCGTGCCCTCGCCGTTCCTCGACGGGATCGCCATGGTGCTGCTGCTGACGTTCCTCGCCGTCGGCACGGTGTACGGCCTGCGCGTCGGCACGGTCCGGCGGCCCGCGGACGTGCCGCGCCTGATGCGGGAGGGGATCGTCGAGATCGTCCCCATCCTGGTGCTGTTCTTCGTCATCGCCCAGTTCCTGGCCTGGTTCACCTGGAGCGGCATCGGGCAGTGGATCGCGGTGTCCGGGGCCGCGGTGCTGCAGTCGCTCGGCGCACCGGCGCCGGTGCTGCTGTTCCTGACCGTGCTGATGGTGTTCGTGCTCGGTCTGGTCATCACCTCCGGGTCCGCGCAGTGGTCGTTGCTCGCCCCGGTGCTGGTGCCGATGCTGCTACTGGTCGGGATCGACGCCGACCAGACGATGGCCGCCTTCCGGATCGGCGACTCCGTGGCGAACTCGCTGACCCCGATGAGCCCCTACTTCGCGGTCGCCCTCGGCTTCCTGCAGCGCTACCGGCGCGACGCCGGCATCGGCACCCTGATCTCGATGACGCTGCCGATCTGCGCGGTGATGTTCGTGGTGTGGACGGCGCTGTTCCTCGCCTGGATCTCGCTCGGGATCCCGCTGGGGGTGTGA
- a CDS encoding DUF4097 family beta strand repeat-containing protein: MGAGMNDERDAATGPIDEGSGPHDTGTGAPGAGQGTPSPGSPESGDAAPGPDAAPSGTAPTGSGDGPPGGTGPTASGAGPGDTPDRSGAGEPGATRGERWDAAGPVELEITIGGGRVHVDLVEDATAVRVEVGADRGSSPWSGGLGGLLDWIGTSMGGSPAPGAGWSGRGFDPIVGAPWERAGDPSADAVDAVRIEWSESTRRLSVRGPEDPALGAVALLVTVSVPAGSRPAIRTGAAGVRVSGRAAWAAVRTGSGAARLAEVTGDTDVTTGSGSVEIGSCGGRAQLRTGSGGVEVGALGGPSRIRTGSGDVRIGELTGDLEVRSGSGDIVLADAVRGDVRVSTGSGAVRVGVHSGVAAELDLSTGSGRARSELDLRHDAVPAGPAVRLSGRTNSGDVLVTRAATAGV, from the coding sequence ATGGGTGCAGGGATGAACGACGAGCGCGACGCGGCGACCGGCCCGATCGACGAGGGATCCGGCCCGCACGACACGGGCACCGGCGCCCCGGGAGCCGGGCAGGGAACCCCCTCCCCCGGCTCGCCGGAGTCCGGCGACGCCGCCCCTGGTCCCGATGCAGCCCCGAGCGGTACCGCACCCACCGGATCCGGGGACGGCCCACCCGGGGGCACCGGTCCGACCGCGTCCGGTGCCGGCCCGGGCGACACCCCCGACCGGAGCGGCGCCGGGGAACCCGGCGCCACCCGCGGGGAACGCTGGGACGCCGCCGGCCCGGTCGAGCTGGAGATCACCATCGGTGGTGGCCGGGTACACGTCGATCTCGTCGAGGACGCGACGGCCGTCCGGGTCGAGGTCGGCGCCGACCGGGGCTCGTCCCCGTGGTCGGGCGGGCTCGGCGGCCTGCTGGACTGGATCGGGACGTCGATGGGCGGCAGCCCGGCGCCCGGCGCGGGCTGGTCCGGCCGCGGTTTCGACCCCATCGTCGGAGCGCCCTGGGAGCGGGCCGGTGACCCGTCCGCCGACGCCGTCGACGCGGTGCGGATCGAGTGGTCGGAGTCCACCCGGCGGCTGAGCGTCCGCGGGCCGGAGGACCCGGCGCTCGGCGCGGTCGCCCTGCTGGTGACCGTCTCGGTGCCGGCCGGCTCGCGGCCCGCGATCCGCACCGGGGCGGCCGGCGTGCGGGTGAGCGGGCGCGCGGCCTGGGCCGCCGTCCGGACCGGGTCCGGCGCGGCGCGGCTGGCCGAGGTCACCGGCGACACCGACGTGACCACCGGTTCCGGCAGCGTCGAGATCGGTTCGTGCGGCGGGCGGGCCCAGCTGCGCACCGGCTCGGGCGGGGTCGAGGTGGGTGCGCTCGGCGGCCCGTCGCGGATCCGCACCGGCAGCGGTGACGTCCGGATCGGCGAGCTGACCGGCGACCTGGAGGTCCGCAGCGGGTCCGGGGACATCGTGCTGGCCGACGCCGTGCGCGGTGACGTCCGGGTGAGCACCGGGTCCGGCGCCGTCCGGGTGGGCGTGCACTCCGGGGTCGCGGCGGAGCTGGACCTGTCGACCGGCTCCGGGCGTGCCCGCAGCGAGCTGGACCTGCGGCACGACGCCGTCCCCGCGGGACCGGCCGTGCGCCTGTCCGGCCGGACGAACAGCGGTGACGTACTGGTGACCCGCGCGGCCACGGCCGGGGTCTGA
- a CDS encoding toxin-antitoxin system HicB family antitoxin, translated as MDLTPYVAQLRDDLAAAAAAGDEQTRRTAALLGSAIEPAARLAIMNALSDLASEATAALGDRSVEVRLHGREVRVSVSGSTGEPVDGAAPSAPSTPSEPGPGAGSPFGGFGTGGSAGSGGSPFGADAGDISRVTLRIVEQIKAQAERAAQSQGISLNTWVSQAVQGALAGAEQHGRGPRGGRDDDGRNLRGWVQG; from the coding sequence ATGGACCTGACGCCGTATGTCGCGCAGCTGCGCGACGACCTCGCCGCCGCCGCGGCCGCGGGGGACGAGCAGACCCGCCGCACCGCGGCGTTGCTCGGCTCCGCCATCGAGCCCGCCGCCCGCCTGGCGATCATGAACGCCCTGTCCGACCTCGCCTCCGAGGCGACCGCGGCGCTGGGCGACCGGTCGGTGGAGGTGCGCCTGCACGGCCGCGAGGTGCGGGTGTCGGTCTCCGGCTCCACCGGGGAACCGGTGGACGGGGCCGCGCCGTCGGCGCCGTCCACGCCGTCCGAACCGGGCCCGGGCGCCGGATCGCCGTTCGGCGGGTTCGGCACCGGCGGGTCCGCGGGATCGGGCGGGTCACCCTTCGGGGCGGACGCCGGTGACATCAGCCGGGTCACCCTGCGGATCGTGGAGCAGATCAAGGCGCAGGCCGAGCGGGCCGCGCAGTCCCAGGGGATCTCGCTGAACACCTGGGTGTCCCAGGCGGTGCAGGGCGCCCTGGCCGGCGCCGAGCAGCACGGCCGGGGCCCACGCGGCGGCCGCGACGACGACGGCCGGAACCTCCGGGGATGGGTGCAGGGATGA
- the thyX gene encoding FAD-dependent thymidylate synthase, whose amino-acid sequence MSETTPQTVPLTVQLVAKTEFTPPAGVPWSTDADGGQALAEFAGRACYQSWSKPNPKTATNAGYVRHILEVGHLSVLEHGSVSFYLTGISRSLTHELIRHRHFSYSQLSQRYVPERDAAMVEPDVIAEDPELHELFLQASADALASYSKLLEGLEKRFAAEGAGGSATLARKQARQAARSVLPNATETRIVVTGNYRAWRHFVAMRASEHADVEIRELAVECLRQLQREVPNVFADFEIQKLDDGTEIASSPLVTEG is encoded by the coding sequence ATGTCGGAGACCACGCCGCAGACCGTCCCGCTGACCGTGCAGCTCGTGGCGAAGACCGAGTTCACCCCGCCGGCCGGGGTCCCGTGGTCGACCGACGCGGACGGCGGCCAGGCGCTCGCCGAGTTCGCCGGGCGGGCCTGCTACCAGTCCTGGAGCAAGCCGAACCCGAAGACGGCGACCAACGCGGGCTACGTCCGGCACATCCTCGAGGTCGGCCACCTCTCGGTGCTCGAGCACGGCAGCGTCAGCTTCTACCTGACGGGCATCTCGCGCTCGCTCACCCACGAGCTCATCCGGCACCGGCACTTCTCCTACTCCCAGCTGTCCCAGCGCTACGTCCCCGAGCGGGACGCGGCGATGGTGGAGCCGGACGTCATCGCCGAGGACCCGGAGCTGCACGAGCTGTTCCTGCAGGCCTCGGCGGACGCGCTCGCGTCCTACTCGAAGCTGCTGGAGGGGCTGGAGAAGCGGTTCGCCGCCGAGGGGGCCGGCGGGAGCGCCACCCTGGCACGCAAGCAGGCCCGGCAGGCCGCGCGCTCGGTGCTGCCGAACGCGACCGAGACCCGGATCGTCGTCACCGGCAACTACCGCGCCTGGCGGCACTTCGTCGCGATGCGCGCGTCCGAGCACGCCGACGTCGAGATCCGGGAGCTGGCCGTCGAGTGCCTGCGCCAGCTGCAGCGCGAGGTCCCCAACGTGTTCGCCGACTTCGAGATCCAGAAGCTGGACGACGGGACCGAGATCGCCTCCAGCCCGCTGGTCACCGAGGGCTGA
- a CDS encoding TIGR03085 family metal-binding protein — MTLATVERAAICAEFERSGPDRPTLCEGWNARDLLTHLLVRERQPWNAAGLLVPALSGVTDKAMESYATEAWPNMIDDLRNGPPGWSPFKLGKVDEIANGAEYFVHHEDLRRGEPGWEPRPNEPERDGQLWHLLSAQSKLLFRKSPVGVVLQRPEGAQQVVATGFGMVTVIGEPSELVLHAFGRDAARVEVTGLPVDVEAYRAAPSGH; from the coding sequence GTGACCCTCGCGACCGTCGAACGTGCCGCCATCTGTGCCGAGTTCGAGCGCTCCGGCCCGGACCGCCCGACGCTGTGCGAGGGGTGGAACGCGCGGGATCTCCTCACCCACCTGCTGGTGCGGGAGCGGCAGCCCTGGAACGCGGCCGGCCTGCTCGTCCCGGCGCTGTCCGGGGTGACGGACAAGGCGATGGAGTCCTACGCCACCGAGGCGTGGCCGAACATGATCGACGACCTGCGCAACGGCCCGCCCGGGTGGTCCCCGTTCAAGCTCGGCAAGGTCGACGAGATCGCCAACGGCGCCGAGTACTTCGTGCACCACGAGGACCTGCGCCGCGGTGAGCCCGGATGGGAGCCGCGTCCGAACGAGCCGGAGCGCGACGGGCAGCTGTGGCACCTACTCTCGGCGCAGTCGAAGCTGCTGTTCCGCAAGAGCCCGGTCGGCGTGGTGCTGCAGCGGCCGGAAGGTGCCCAGCAGGTCGTGGCCACCGGGTTCGGGATGGTCACGGTGATCGGCGAGCCGTCGGAGCTGGTGCTGCACGCCTTCGGGCGGGACGCGGCCCGGGTCGAGGTCACCGGCTTGCCGGTCGACGTCGAGGCCTACCGCGCCGCACCGTCGGGTCACTGA
- a CDS encoding ribonuclease J, whose amino-acid sequence MSAPPEQIDRPELPDAAPPALARGGLRVFALGGIGEVGRNMTVFEYEGRLLVVDCGVLFPSDDSPGVDLILPDFRAIESRLDDIDALVLTHGHEDHIGAVPWLLRMRPDIPVVGSRFTLALVAAKCKEHRLTPHLQEVKEGDRVSHGGWDCEYFAVNHSIPDAVAVAIRTPAGLLLHTGDIKLDQLPLDGRLTDLGGFSRLGEEGVDLFLVDSTNAEVPGFVTPEADIGPVISDLVRRAPSRIILACFASHVHRVQQVLDAAHAHGRKVCLTGRSMVRNMGLADDHSLLNIPDGLLVDIDEAMRLPDEKLVLVSTGSQGEPLAALSRMARGDHRSITIRPDDTIILASSLIPGNETAVFAVINGLTRLGATVVHQGNAKVHVSGHAPAGELLFLYNAVRPSNVMPVHGEWRHLRANAALARRTGVPENNVVIAENGVVVDLVDGLAAITGRVEVGQVYVDGLAVGDVGETTLGDRIALGEGGFIQITVPVDQKSGRALSRPTLSGRGFSDDPKALDAAQSLVEDELSRLENEGVTDPHRIAQGVRRVVGRWVADTYRRRPMIVPTVIAV is encoded by the coding sequence CTGAGCGCCCCGCCCGAGCAGATCGACCGTCCCGAGCTCCCCGACGCGGCGCCCCCGGCGCTCGCCCGCGGCGGCCTGCGGGTGTTCGCCCTCGGCGGCATCGGCGAGGTCGGCCGGAACATGACCGTGTTCGAGTACGAGGGCCGGCTGCTCGTCGTCGACTGCGGCGTGCTGTTCCCCTCCGACGACTCGCCGGGCGTGGACCTGATCCTGCCCGACTTCCGGGCGATCGAGAGCCGGCTCGACGACATCGACGCGCTCGTCCTGACCCACGGCCACGAGGACCACATCGGTGCCGTGCCGTGGCTGCTGCGGATGCGGCCGGACATCCCCGTCGTCGGGTCGCGGTTCACGCTCGCCCTGGTCGCGGCCAAGTGCAAGGAGCACCGCCTCACCCCGCACCTGCAGGAGGTGAAGGAGGGGGACCGGGTCTCCCACGGCGGCTGGGACTGCGAGTACTTCGCGGTCAACCACTCCATCCCGGACGCGGTCGCGGTCGCGATCCGCACCCCGGCCGGCCTGCTCCTGCACACCGGTGACATCAAGCTCGACCAGCTGCCGCTGGACGGCCGGCTCACCGACCTCGGCGGGTTCTCCCGGCTGGGGGAGGAGGGCGTGGACCTGTTCCTCGTCGACTCCACGAACGCCGAGGTCCCCGGCTTCGTGACGCCGGAGGCCGACATCGGCCCGGTCATCTCCGACCTGGTGCGCCGGGCGCCGTCCCGGATCATCCTGGCCTGCTTCGCCAGCCACGTGCACCGCGTCCAGCAGGTGCTCGACGCCGCGCACGCGCACGGCCGCAAGGTCTGCCTGACCGGCCGGTCGATGGTCCGCAACATGGGCCTGGCCGACGACCACTCGTTGCTGAACATCCCGGACGGCCTGCTCGTCGACATCGACGAGGCGATGCGGCTGCCCGACGAGAAGCTGGTGCTCGTCTCCACCGGGTCCCAGGGCGAGCCGCTCGCGGCGCTGTCCCGGATGGCCCGCGGCGACCACCGCAGCATCACCATCCGCCCGGACGACACGATCATCCTGGCCAGCTCGCTGATCCCGGGCAACGAGACCGCGGTCTTCGCGGTGATCAACGGCCTGACCCGGCTCGGCGCGACCGTGGTGCACCAGGGGAACGCGAAGGTGCACGTCTCCGGGCACGCACCGGCCGGTGAACTGCTGTTCCTCTACAACGCGGTGCGGCCGTCGAACGTCATGCCGGTGCACGGCGAATGGCGGCACCTGCGGGCGAACGCCGCGCTCGCCCGTCGTACCGGGGTGCCGGAGAACAACGTGGTCATCGCCGAGAACGGGGTCGTGGTCGATCTCGTCGACGGCCTGGCCGCGATCACCGGACGGGTCGAGGTCGGGCAGGTCTACGTCGACGGCCTGGCCGTCGGCGACGTCGGGGAGACCACCCTCGGCGACCGGATCGCGCTCGGCGAGGGCGGGTTCATCCAGATCACCGTCCCGGTCGACCAGAAGTCCGGGCGTGCCCTGTCCCGCCCGACCCTGTCCGGCCGCGGGTTCTCCGACGACCCGAAGGCGCTCGACGCCGCCCAGTCGCTGGTCGAGGACGAGCTGTCCCGGCTGGAGAACGAGGGCGTCACCGATCCGCACCGGATCGCGCAGGGGGTGCGCCGGGTCGTCGGCCGGTGGGTCGCCGACACCTACCGTCGCCGCCCCATGATCGTCCCCACGGTCATCGCGGTCTGA
- a CDS encoding alpha/beta hydrolase family protein — translation MYTTISSADGTVLAADLLVPAGAGRGLVLVHGGGVDRHEGGFFDRLAAGLADGGIASLRIDLRGHGESSGAPQDVTLAGVGNDVLAAVDALADRLDVARVGVLGASFSGGVCASVTARRPDRVTQLVLLNPLLDYKNRFVDQKAEWAADRLLPDAAQTLVEQGYLAHSPTFRLGPALLNEVFWWDSRADLASVSVPTLIVHGTADTFIPIESSRRAVAVLSCRHELVELDGAQHGIAVPDDPRYADPRTREWQELVIRRVVGWSAVE, via the coding sequence ATGTACACCACGATCAGCTCTGCGGACGGGACCGTCCTCGCGGCAGATCTCCTGGTCCCGGCGGGCGCCGGGCGTGGGCTCGTGCTCGTCCACGGCGGTGGGGTCGATCGCCACGAGGGGGGCTTCTTCGATCGGCTCGCCGCCGGCCTCGCCGACGGGGGCATCGCCTCCCTGCGGATCGATCTCCGCGGGCACGGGGAGAGCAGCGGCGCCCCACAGGACGTCACGCTCGCTGGAGTCGGCAACGACGTTCTGGCCGCGGTCGACGCTCTGGCCGACCGGCTCGATGTGGCTCGGGTGGGAGTGCTGGGAGCCAGCTTCTCCGGTGGTGTCTGCGCCTCGGTCACCGCTCGCCGCCCGGATCGCGTGACGCAGCTCGTCCTGCTCAACCCGCTGCTCGACTACAAGAACAGGTTCGTCGACCAGAAGGCCGAATGGGCCGCCGACCGGCTCCTCCCCGATGCGGCACAGACCCTGGTCGAACAGGGCTACCTCGCACACTCGCCGACGTTCCGGCTCGGACCGGCGCTGTTGAACGAGGTGTTCTGGTGGGACTCCCGGGCAGACCTGGCTTCGGTGTCGGTCCCGACGCTGATCGTGCACGGGACGGCCGACACGTTCATCCCGATCGAGTCGTCCCGGCGCGCCGTCGCGGTGCTGTCGTGCCGGCACGAACTCGTGGAGCTCGACGGGGCACAGCACGGGATCGCCGTGCCCGACGACCCCCGGTACGCGGACCCGAGGACCCGCGAGTGGCAGGAGCTGGTGATCCGGCGGGTCGTCGGCTGGTCAGCGGTGGAGTAG